The genomic segment GTTCCATTAGACAGTGCTGCTGCTCAAGCTAGGTTGGCAACCTGGGATGTGCGAGCTGCTTGCTTACACTTGGTGTATGCTGCCTATGCATTTACCCTAGGGCAACCTTGGGAACAGGAGTTTGTGATCAATGATCAGCAGATTGAAACCTACCTGGGATTGGAAAAACGCAAAGACTTGAGTAAGTTGGCAAAGTTGACTCTGATTAAGGAACTGGCTCAACAACCTTGTCAACTGCAATTAGACCTCAACTGGTTCCAGCAGGGACGAGTACGGGGCTTTTCCCTACAGAGAAGCCGTTTATGGCATCTATTGAACATTCAGCACCACTTTCAAGAGGATGATTTGGGCTGTAAACACCTTACGGGCATCACCTTCCGTGTGAGAGCTGGGGAATGGGCAAACTATTTCCTCAATCAGCAGGGTGCACGGGACAACACGGCATTTTATCAATACAGCAGTTTGCCAAAGTCCCTGCTGTGGATGGTTATGAGTAATTGGCAACAGCATGAAGGTGCTTGCCGGATGCTACTCTGGCTACTGTTCAAAACTAAAATGGGGAATGAGCAACGCTTGACTATTCCCACGTTGATGCGAGTTGCCTATGGTGAGACGAAGCTAGCACAGGCTGCTACTCAACGAGAGGAACGTAAACGGTTGCTACGATCGTTTGAGGGT from the Cyanobacteriota bacterium genome contains:
- a CDS encoding helix-turn-helix domain-containing protein — encoded protein: VPLDSAAAQARLATWDVRAACLHLVYAAYAFTLGQPWEQEFVINDQQIETYLGLEKRKDLSKLAKLTLIKELAQQPCQLQLDLNWFQQGRVRGFSLQRSRLWHLLNIQHHFQEDDLGCKHLTGITFRVRAGEWANYFLNQQGARDNTAFYQYSSLPKSLLWMVMSNWQQHEGACRMLLWLLFKTKMGNEQRLTIPTLMRVAYGETKLAQAATQREERKRLLRSFEGDLEVMNHYGLKPVFDPITYPPDIQPLWAKLADLPDDAEAALEFWIRDGSHHNRLTDAAPRDKWNRLMQARLLCFELPEGWEVQATQAARKKLRQSQRRRRSPQASSDKSVPAPLSSEQVVAARKSLRLSQRDLASRMGKSQSWVRDIESGRLQIGIKDQQALAKILGVTL